The following are from one region of the Deinococcus radiopugnans ATCC 19172 genome:
- a CDS encoding SRPBCC family protein: MSESISIKQTIVVRSRPDVLYRLALEPRRRVKWDPNLVGAEYEGGEGRLTNNALVRFKFSRKLLGLSFTAKYGQLQAPQRGGWESVRHVGPLEKLTQGWQFKPMPGGTEVTLSLNGRVRYNWIKTPVERVLNNMVVTTLIALQRTVDAQGAQLMEDMGREIQEKQKAEAKAAKEAAKANKGKKKK; the protein is encoded by the coding sequence ATGTCCGAGTCCATCAGCATCAAGCAGACCATCGTGGTCCGGTCCCGCCCGGACGTGCTCTACCGGCTGGCGCTGGAGCCGCGCCGCCGCGTCAAGTGGGATCCCAATCTGGTGGGGGCCGAATACGAGGGCGGGGAGGGCCGCCTGACCAACAATGCCCTGGTGCGCTTCAAGTTCTCGCGCAAGCTGCTGGGCCTGAGTTTCACCGCCAAATACGGCCAGCTCCAGGCCCCCCAGCGCGGCGGCTGGGAAAGCGTGCGGCACGTGGGGCCGCTGGAGAAACTGACCCAGGGCTGGCAGTTCAAGCCCATGCCCGGCGGCACCGAGGTCACGCTGAGCCTGAACGGCCGCGTCCGCTACAACTGGATCAAGACGCCCGTGGAGCGCGTCCTGAACAACATGGTGGTCACCACGCTGATCGCCCTGCAGCGCACCGTGGACGCCCAGGGCGCACAGCTAATGGAAGACATGGGCCGTGAGATTCAGGAAAAGCAGAAGGCGGAGGCCAAAGCCGCGAAGGAAGCGGCAAAGGCCAACAAGGGCAAGAAAAAGAAATAA
- a CDS encoding FAD-dependent oxidoreductase: MFGPLTPRSQPQPGHLYDVAVVGAGLAGTELAWRLARAGADVLLVSQALDHLGNLYAPTIDGADFPDGSVFAQIRDQLAPDTDGWTFHRQLKAEIEGTSGIHLLQSTVTELDETEGEIVLSTWEGPKLRARQAVLAVGAFLKGRLLIGDSMEEAGRLSEVAYDFLADDLARSGVFLIGAEATAAGVDGAPPYDVRFLTPAPGELDGFVLTRFDRVRAVGRVLPGGCSYRSVLEDAARLADALLALGVVGA, translated from the coding sequence ATGTTTGGACCCCTGACCCCCCGCAGCCAGCCGCAGCCGGGCCACCTGTACGACGTGGCGGTGGTGGGCGCGGGCCTGGCCGGCACCGAGCTGGCGTGGCGGCTGGCCCGCGCGGGCGCGGACGTGCTGCTGGTGTCGCAGGCGCTGGATCACCTGGGCAACCTGTACGCGCCGACGATTGACGGCGCCGATTTTCCAGACGGCAGCGTGTTCGCCCAGATTCGTGACCAGCTGGCCCCCGACACCGACGGCTGGACGTTCCACCGCCAGCTCAAGGCGGAAATCGAGGGCACCTCCGGCATCCACCTGCTCCAGAGCACCGTGACCGAGCTGGACGAGACGGAAGGCGAAATCGTGCTGTCCACCTGGGAGGGGCCGAAGCTGCGCGCCCGTCAGGCCGTGCTGGCGGTGGGGGCCTTCCTCAAGGGCCGCCTGCTGATCGGCGACAGCATGGAGGAGGCGGGGCGGCTCTCCGAGGTGGCCTACGATTTCCTGGCGGACGATCTGGCCCGCTCCGGCGTCTTCCTGATCGGTGCGGAGGCCACGGCGGCGGGGGTGGACGGCGCCCCACCCTACGACGTGCGCTTCCTGACGCCCGCGCCCGGCGAGCTGGACGGCTTTGTGCTGACCCGCTTCGACCGGGTGCGGGCGGTGGGCCGCGTGTTGCCCGGCGGGTGCTCGTACCGCAGCGTGCTGGAGGACGCCGCCCGGCTGGCCGACGCGTTGCTGGCCCTGGGCGTGGTGGGCGCATGA
- the trmB gene encoding tRNA (guanine(46)-N(7))-methyltransferase TrmB, with the protein MIYPLGDFHFPDAASRLYPQAPERPWVLEIGFGDGRFWPHHAATFGAPPNYLGVELSGVSLLKAHRRLKNAGLDNAVLTKLPADVLLREVVPQAGLDGIIVNFPDPWPKAGHLEHRLLRVPFFQLAASRLKPGGAVLLTTDHDEYFDFACQAARDSGVMAVELTAPPPAALETKYALKWRDLGLAPQHARFTPTAHPDVPHGDIRPYPEDPDHVPHAILTLPPAFVPAVPGQPFEKRTVRGGGWTVILLDLYASLRRDGWVALAHVVEGELTQEVLIGITGREDGSHLVRLSKFGGPIITPGVKAAVGAVTDWLEEAGGQVTHRGY; encoded by the coding sequence ATGATCTATCCGCTGGGTGACTTCCACTTTCCCGACGCCGCCTCGCGCCTGTACCCGCAGGCGCCCGAGCGCCCCTGGGTGCTGGAAATCGGCTTCGGGGACGGGCGCTTCTGGCCGCATCACGCCGCCACGTTCGGCGCGCCGCCCAACTACCTGGGGGTGGAACTGTCCGGGGTTTCGTTGCTCAAGGCCCACCGCCGCCTTAAAAACGCGGGTCTGGACAACGCCGTCCTGACCAAGCTGCCCGCCGACGTGTTGCTGCGCGAGGTGGTGCCGCAGGCCGGGCTGGACGGCATCATCGTCAATTTCCCCGACCCCTGGCCGAAGGCGGGGCATCTGGAGCACCGTCTGCTGCGCGTGCCGTTCTTTCAGCTGGCCGCCTCGCGCCTGAAACCCGGTGGCGCGGTGCTACTGACCACCGATCACGACGAGTATTTCGACTTTGCGTGCCAGGCGGCGCGCGACAGCGGCGTGATGGCCGTGGAATTGACCGCCCCCCCGCCCGCCGCGCTGGAAACCAAATACGCCCTGAAGTGGCGGGATCTGGGCCTGGCCCCGCAGCATGCCCGCTTCACGCCCACCGCCCACCCGGACGTCCCGCACGGCGACATCCGCCCTTACCCGGAGGACCCTGATCACGTGCCACACGCCATCCTGACCTTGCCCCCAGCGTTTGTCCCTGCCGTTCCCGGCCAGCCCTTCGAGAAACGCACAGTCCGTGGGGGCGGCTGGACCGTGATCCTGCTGGACCTGTACGCCAGCCTGCGCCGGGATGGCTGGGTGGCCCTTGCCCACGTCGTGGAAGGCGAACTCACGCAGGAAGTGCTGATTGGCATTACCGGGCGCGAGGACGGCAGCCATCTGGTCCGGCTCTCCAAATTTGGTGGCCCGATCATCACGCCGGGGGTCAAGGCCGCCGTGGGCGCGGTCACGGACTGGCTGGAAGAAGCGGGTGGACAGGTGACCCACCGGGGCTACTGA
- a CDS encoding cation:proton antiporter regulatory subunit encodes MVKLDETPLPGVGMRYDFDGRFGKRVGVITHRDGRRELFVSLKSDPDACAQSIVLSEDEAEVVSDLMGGSTVTRRMAQSMQDIEGLAMDWLPLADTTPFNGRPLGSTMLRTRTGASIVAVIRGGGAIPAPGPEFLLRAGDTVVVVGTAGGVVRAARLLNGEADDKELVRTSRSAS; translated from the coding sequence ATGGTGAAGCTGGATGAAACCCCCTTGCCCGGCGTGGGCATGCGCTACGACTTCGATGGGCGCTTCGGCAAACGCGTGGGCGTAATCACGCACCGCGACGGGCGGCGTGAGCTGTTCGTGTCGTTGAAATCAGACCCCGACGCCTGTGCCCAGAGCATCGTGCTGTCCGAGGACGAGGCGGAGGTGGTCTCGGACCTGATGGGCGGCAGCACCGTGACCCGCCGCATGGCCCAGAGCATGCAGGACATCGAGGGTCTGGCGATGGACTGGCTGCCGCTGGCCGACACGACGCCGTTTAACGGCAGGCCGCTGGGCAGCACCATGCTGCGCACGCGCACCGGGGCCAGCATCGTGGCGGTGATCCGGGGCGGCGGGGCCATTCCCGCACCGGGGCCGGAGTTCCTGTTGCGGGCCGGAGACACGGTGGTGGTGGTGGGCACGGCCGGCGGCGTGGTGCGCGCGGCGCGGCTGCTCAACGGTGAAGCCGACGACAAGGAACTGGTCAGGACCTCTAGATCAGCCTCCTGA
- a CDS encoding cation:proton antiporter codes for MELGQLFLELGGVIMLLALVGRAAGRLGITPIPLYLLAGIGLGAFMSLGNAPEEFIHTGAEIGAVLLLFTLGLEYTSEELSGNLKANRQIGLLDLALNFTPGLIAGVLLGFTPLAAVLLGGVTYLTSSGIASKILRDFGRLGNRETPLILAVCVIEDVVMAAYLPVVAALLIGGTLVAIGMNLLVALAAFGLAFFLALRYGHVLSRVMNVPSDEALLLGVLGLVLVVAGVADQLKVSAAIGAFLVGIALSGEVADRARRQMEPLRDLFAAVFFVFFGLQLNLAQVPAVLLPAVLLTVVTGATKFAVGWIGAARAGVQIRGRFRAGTTLIPRGEFSILIAGLGLGLAPSLGPLAAVYVLLTAILGPVLSRFDAQLAPLLDRNKPPKNVSAPGPT; via the coding sequence GTGGAGCTAGGCCAACTGTTTCTGGAACTGGGCGGCGTGATCATGCTGCTGGCCCTGGTGGGCCGCGCCGCCGGGCGGCTGGGCATCACGCCCATTCCGCTGTACCTGCTGGCGGGCATCGGGCTGGGCGCGTTCATGTCGCTGGGCAACGCGCCCGAGGAATTCATCCACACCGGCGCGGAGATCGGCGCGGTGCTGCTGCTGTTCACGCTGGGGCTGGAATACACCAGTGAGGAACTCAGCGGCAACCTCAAGGCCAACCGCCAGATCGGCCTGCTGGATCTGGCCCTGAATTTCACGCCGGGGCTGATCGCGGGCGTGCTGCTGGGCTTCACGCCGCTGGCCGCCGTCCTGCTGGGCGGCGTGACGTACCTGACCTCCAGCGGCATCGCCAGCAAGATCCTGCGCGACTTCGGGCGCCTGGGCAACCGCGAGACGCCCCTGATCCTGGCGGTGTGCGTGATCGAGGACGTGGTGATGGCCGCCTACCTGCCGGTGGTGGCCGCGCTGCTGATCGGCGGAACGCTGGTGGCCATTGGCATGAACCTGCTGGTGGCGCTGGCCGCCTTCGGGCTGGCCTTCTTTCTGGCCCTCAGATACGGCCACGTCCTGAGCCGCGTGATGAACGTGCCCAGCGACGAGGCGCTGCTGCTGGGCGTGCTGGGGCTGGTGCTGGTGGTGGCGGGCGTGGCGGACCAGCTCAAGGTGAGCGCGGCCATCGGCGCGTTTCTGGTGGGCATCGCGCTGTCGGGCGAGGTGGCGGACCGGGCGCGGCGGCAGATGGAGCCGCTGCGGGACCTTTTCGCCGCCGTCTTCTTCGTGTTCTTCGGCCTGCAGCTGAATCTGGCGCAGGTCCCCGCCGTGCTGCTGCCCGCCGTCCTGCTGACCGTGGTGACCGGGGCCACCAAATTTGCGGTGGGCTGGATCGGCGCGGCCCGCGCGGGCGTGCAGATTCGCGGCCGCTTTCGCGCCGGCACCACGCTGATTCCGCGCGGCGAGTTCAGCATTCTCATCGCCGGCCTGGGCCTGGGGCTGGCGCCCAGCCTGGGGCCGCTGGCCGCCGTGTACGTGCTGCTGACCGCCATTCTGGGGCCGGTGCTGTCACGCTTCGATGCCCAGCTTGCGCCGCTGCTGGACCGAAACAAGCCGCCGAAGAACGTGTCGGCGCCCGGCCCCACATGA
- a CDS encoding M3 family metallopeptidase, whose translation MTENPLLNVGFRVPFDQIKPEHAESAVDQLLAEAQERLERLARSGERQFQNFMADLDTLTEQLGTVTTIVHHLDGVVSSPEWTAAKLAILPKTSEFYTNLSLHPGLWAALKAFADTDDARGLDPVRARHLKLTIDDFRREGADLEGADKARLLELNTRLARVTSDFGKNVLDATAAYELYVDGERLAGVPQRVVDATREDAQERGKDGHRLTLHQPITTPLMTYADDRELRREIWEAQGQVGKQDGRDNRPLIREILKLRREKAELLGFANFADYVLQDRMAGGGETALNFERDLEARTRPAYERENEELEAFYRQHAGADAPALEAWDVAYWAEKQRQAQYDFDEEALRPYFPMDSVLSGLFEITRRVFGASVKESQAPGWHPEVRYYDIHDEAGTHVASFYTDWFPRDTKRAGAWMNGFITGGPREGGVDPHLGLMCGNMTPPGKDTPALLSIREVETVFHEFGHLLHHALSRVPVKSLSGTSVAWDFVELPSQIMENWVMERGALDLFARHYQTGEALPQDLFDKMVAARNYRAANTAMRQYSFGATDLLLHVEYDPAGDADPVALARDSMARFVPYPLPGDYSMVAAFSHLFSSPVGYGAGYYSYKWAEVLDADAFSRFASEGIFNRETGRAFVDSVLSRGGSEDPAQLYREFMGRDPDADALLRRSGLLPA comes from the coding sequence ATGACGGAGAACCCGCTGCTGAACGTGGGTTTCCGGGTGCCCTTCGATCAGATCAAGCCCGAGCACGCCGAGAGCGCCGTGGATCAGCTGCTCGCCGAGGCGCAGGAAAGACTCGAACGCCTCGCGCGGTCTGGCGAGCGGCAGTTTCAAAATTTTATGGCCGACCTGGACACCCTGACCGAGCAGCTGGGCACCGTGACCACCATCGTCCACCACCTCGACGGCGTGGTCAGCAGCCCCGAGTGGACGGCGGCCAAGCTGGCGATCCTGCCCAAGACCAGCGAGTTCTACACCAACCTCAGCCTGCATCCCGGCCTGTGGGCGGCCCTCAAGGCCTTTGCCGACACCGACGACGCGCGTGGGCTGGATCCGGTGCGCGCCCGGCACCTCAAGCTGACCATCGACGACTTCCGGCGCGAGGGGGCCGATCTGGAGGGGGCCGACAAGGCCCGGCTGCTGGAGCTGAACACCCGGCTGGCCCGCGTGACCAGCGATTTCGGCAAGAACGTGCTGGACGCCACCGCCGCCTACGAGCTGTACGTGGACGGGGAGAGGCTGGCCGGCGTGCCGCAGCGCGTGGTGGACGCCACCCGCGAGGACGCCCAGGAGCGCGGCAAGGACGGCCACCGCCTGACCCTGCACCAGCCGATTACCACACCGCTGATGACCTACGCCGACGACCGCGAGCTGCGCCGCGAGATCTGGGAGGCGCAGGGGCAGGTGGGCAAGCAGGACGGGCGCGACAACCGCCCGCTGATCCGGGAAATCCTGAAGCTGCGCCGAGAAAAAGCGGAATTGCTGGGCTTCGCCAACTTCGCCGACTACGTGCTGCAAGACCGCATGGCCGGGGGCGGCGAGACGGCCCTGAACTTCGAACGCGATCTGGAAGCCCGCACCCGCCCCGCCTACGAGCGCGAGAACGAGGAGCTGGAAGCTTTCTACCGCCAGCACGCTGGTGCGGACGCCCCCGCCCTGGAAGCCTGGGACGTGGCGTACTGGGCCGAGAAGCAGCGTCAGGCGCAGTACGACTTTGACGAGGAGGCGCTGCGCCCCTACTTCCCGATGGACAGTGTGCTGTCCGGCCTGTTCGAGATCACCCGCCGCGTGTTCGGCGCGTCGGTCAAGGAGTCGCAGGCCCCCGGCTGGCATCCCGAGGTGCGCTACTACGACATCCACGACGAGGCCGGCACGCACGTCGCCTCGTTCTACACCGACTGGTTCCCGCGCGACACCAAGCGGGCCGGGGCGTGGATGAACGGCTTCATCACCGGTGGCCCCCGCGAGGGCGGCGTGGATCCCCACCTGGGCCTGATGTGCGGCAACATGACCCCTCCCGGCAAGGACACGCCCGCGCTGCTGTCGATCCGCGAGGTGGAAACCGTGTTCCACGAGTTCGGCCACCTGCTGCACCATGCGCTGTCCAGGGTGCCGGTCAAGTCGCTGAGCGGCACCAGCGTCGCGTGGGACTTCGTGGAGCTGCCCAGCCAGATCATGGAGAACTGGGTGATGGAGCGGGGCGCCCTGGATCTGTTCGCCCGCCACTACCAGACCGGCGAGGCGCTGCCGCAAGACCTCTTCGACAAGATGGTGGCCGCCCGCAACTACCGCGCCGCGAACACCGCCATGCGCCAGTACTCCTTTGGCGCAACCGATCTGCTGCTGCATGTCGAGTACGATCCGGCGGGCGACGCCGATCCGGTGGCCCTGGCCCGCGACAGCATGGCCCGTTTCGTGCCGTACCCGCTGCCGGGGGACTACTCGATGGTGGCGGCCTTCAGCCACCTGTTCTCCAGCCCGGTGGGCTACGGGGCCGGGTACTACAGCTACAAGTGGGCCGAGGTGCTGGACGCCGACGCCTTCTCGCGCTTCGCCAGCGAGGGCATCTTCAATCGCGAGACGGGCCGCGCCTTTGTGGACAGCGTGCTGAGCCGGGGGGGCAGCGAAGACCCCGCCCAGCTGTACCGCGAATTCATGGGCCGTGACCCCGACGCCGACGCCCTGCTGCGCCGCAGCGGCCTGTTGCCCGCGTAA
- a CDS encoding CAP domain-containing protein, whose product MVKRALLLVAALTPLLTTSVTQAQATPEAQLLVRLNAVRAQGVSCPGSGRRPVAGALQASAPHAQAARLQAGYMGSSGRITHSGQNGSTPRIRAASTGVSATSVTEIVYMGTGLNTEAAMRWWLSSPVHCYWMTERRYTHAGASVVRGSRGTAYVIVLSSQPR is encoded by the coding sequence ATGGTCAAACGCGCGTTGCTGCTCGTCGCCGCCCTGACACCCCTGCTGACCACCTCGGTCACCCAGGCCCAGGCCACTCCGGAGGCGCAGTTGCTGGTGCGGCTGAACGCGGTGCGGGCGCAGGGCGTGAGCTGTCCGGGCAGCGGGCGGCGCCCCGTGGCCGGAGCCTTGCAGGCCAGCGCCCCGCACGCCCAGGCCGCCCGCCTGCAGGCCGGGTATATGGGCTCGTCCGGGCGCATCACCCACAGCGGGCAGAACGGCAGCACGCCGCGCATTCGGGCGGCCAGCACCGGGGTCAGCGCCACCAGCGTCACCGAGATCGTGTACATGGGCACGGGCCTCAATACCGAAGCGGCGATGCGCTGGTGGCTGAGCAGCCCCGTGCACTGCTACTGGATGACCGAGCGCCGATACACCCACGCCGGGGCCAGCGTGGTGCGCGGCTCACGCGGCACCGCCTACGTGATCGTGCTGAGCAGCCAACCGAGGTAA
- a CDS encoding 3-hydroxybutyrate dehydrogenase translates to MTTQQQRVALVTGGTGGIGIAIARRFQEDGLRVAVLDLDRPEAREIGAQHGLTFIGADLGRREDCRRAVDETVAALGGLDVLVNNAGFQHIAPVADFPEDTWDAMLRVMLTAPFLLSRYAWPHLTRSGQGRIINISSIHGHVASPFKSAYVSAKHGLIGLTRTAALEAGEQGLTVNAICPGYVRTPLVTGQMADQARTRGISPEEVEQKVMLESAAIKQLLNPEDIAALASYVASPAAWGMTGAVLDLDLGWTAR, encoded by the coding sequence ATGACAACACAGCAGCAAAGGGTGGCGCTGGTCACGGGCGGCACCGGCGGCATCGGCATCGCCATCGCGCGCCGCTTCCAGGAGGATGGCCTGCGGGTGGCCGTGCTCGATCTGGATCGGCCCGAGGCACGTGAGATCGGCGCCCAGCACGGCCTGACCTTTATCGGGGCAGACCTGGGGCGGCGTGAGGACTGCCGCCGCGCCGTGGACGAGACGGTGGCCGCGCTGGGCGGGCTGGACGTGCTCGTCAACAACGCGGGCTTCCAGCACATTGCCCCGGTGGCCGACTTCCCCGAGGACACCTGGGACGCCATGCTGCGCGTGATGCTGACCGCGCCCTTTTTGCTGTCCAGGTACGCCTGGCCGCACCTGACGCGCAGTGGTCAGGGCCGCATCATCAACATCTCCAGCATTCACGGCCACGTCGCCAGCCCTTTCAAGAGCGCGTATGTCAGCGCCAAGCACGGCCTGATCGGCCTGACGCGCACGGCGGCGCTGGAGGCGGGCGAGCAGGGCCTGACCGTGAACGCCATCTGCCCCGGCTACGTGCGGACGCCGCTGGTCACCGGCCAGATGGCTGATCAGGCCCGCACGCGCGGCATCAGCCCCGAGGAGGTTGAGCAGAAGGTGATGCTGGAAAGTGCGGCCATCAAGCAACTGCTGAACCCCGAAGACATTGCCGCCCTGGCCAGCTACGTCGCCAGCCCCGCCGCCTGGGGCATGACCGGGGCGGTGCTGGATCTGGATCTGGGGTGGACGGCTCGGTAG
- a CDS encoding BTAD domain-containing putative transcriptional regulator, which yields MTLNWRDLTSRRRARVPAVRGALARPRLQAVMDAARVMLLVAPAGYGKTTALAANLAGPHAWLTLDADDADPQVLAAGLALAAESLPGGAAVADLLDAGAAPRRVAARVADLLDACGGLLVLDEAQHLCGEGGGGTSDVLHELLGGGLPGTTAGRLALLSRVPLSLPELARLDAAGEVTRLGTPELAFTRPEVGALLRAGGLQPTDAEVRLAHTVTEGWPIALRFLAQAAAQGRVQLAGLADLDGGEAQLGTLFAYLASEVLGPLTPPQRAVLARGSLFEELTAALAREVLGEPDGAALLEALARGGTFLTRSDHPAGSEEAVYRAHPLLRAHLRGGLSGSEVQILAARGAAYFERTGRPRRALAAHLLSGDVTRAAALLSAHGAGWLAQGRAGLIERSLGRLPRAVWTPELHALAGDALRLSSRYSEALAEYERATPLLRALGGVQVALDTVQPDAAWEALALAEALAPGSSAVRRLRAENLLNAGRLPEALALEPELRDGARAALRSGDLERALALALAAARGEAGGARAAQNHREGLLLAAFVYALRGESGLAAEHARAGLAEGERLESPFVRSLALARLGHARMTAGDLDGARATYEEALALAQPISGRLRVEPLMGLAALAGRAGDAARAAALKTEALAQTGGDGYMAGLLHLAAALGLQEAGDADAPGLEAAFQSFQTCGDAFGLACVALARFAADGQAEAEAAGAAARYPFLLARRGLLSPAADSPRRAQLLARLAQAHPELHSALRPIAHELGYPELPRPDQTPGFCVRVAVLGRVSVTRSHEDRPREWGRARARDLLALLAVHDGGLAREAAQEALFAGADPGVGERNFRVTLHALGQVLEEGAASGVFLERGDWIRLKGGPDLRVDLHAARALLAAPAGEAGRLDGLLALPGRVADSDLGDVQDEAQRYATRLPDALAAEADFALGVGDAENAVRAAERALALDAAHENAAHALMRAWHARGNAAAARRVYEQLRAALDELGLQPLTQTRALGERGREGAVHFGER from the coding sequence ATGACCCTCAACTGGCGTGACCTGACCTCGCGGCGGCGGGCGCGGGTGCCGGCGGTGCGCGGCGCCTTGGCGCGGCCCCGGCTTCAGGCGGTGATGGACGCCGCGCGGGTGATGCTGCTGGTGGCCCCGGCAGGCTACGGCAAGACCACCGCGCTGGCCGCGAATCTGGCGGGACCGCACGCGTGGCTGACCCTGGACGCCGACGACGCCGATCCGCAGGTGCTGGCTGCCGGGCTGGCGCTGGCCGCCGAGAGCCTGCCGGGGGGCGCGGCGGTGGCCGATCTGCTGGACGCCGGAGCCGCGCCGCGCCGGGTGGCGGCGCGCGTGGCCGATCTGCTGGACGCCTGCGGGGGCCTGCTGGTGCTGGACGAGGCGCAGCATCTGTGCGGTGAGGGGGGTGGCGGCACGAGTGATGTGCTGCACGAGCTGCTGGGCGGCGGCCTGCCGGGCACCACCGCCGGGCGACTGGCGCTGCTGTCGCGCGTGCCGCTCTCGCTGCCCGAACTGGCCCGGCTGGACGCGGCGGGCGAGGTCACGCGGCTGGGCACCCCGGAGCTGGCCTTTACCCGGCCGGAAGTGGGGGCGTTGCTGCGGGCGGGCGGCCTGCAACCCACCGACGCGGAGGTGCGGCTGGCCCACACCGTCACCGAGGGCTGGCCCATCGCGCTGCGTTTTCTGGCGCAGGCGGCGGCACAGGGCCGCGTGCAACTGGCGGGCCTGGCCGATCTGGACGGCGGGGAGGCGCAACTGGGCACCCTGTTCGCGTACCTGGCCTCCGAGGTGCTGGGGCCGCTGACCCCGCCGCAGCGCGCGGTGCTGGCGCGCGGCAGCCTGTTCGAGGAACTGACCGCCGCGCTGGCCCGCGAGGTGCTGGGCGAGCCGGACGGCGCGGCGCTGCTGGAGGCGCTGGCGCGGGGCGGCACCTTCCTGACCCGTTCGGATCATCCGGCAGGTTCAGAGGAGGCCGTTTACCGCGCCCACCCACTGCTGCGCGCCCACCTGCGCGGCGGGCTGTCTGGGAGCGAGGTGCAGATCCTGGCCGCTCGCGGGGCAGCGTACTTCGAGCGCACCGGGCGGCCCCGGCGGGCGCTGGCAGCACACCTGCTGTCGGGCGACGTGACGCGGGCGGCGGCGCTGCTGTCGGCGCACGGGGCGGGCTGGCTCGCGCAGGGGCGGGCCGGGCTGATCGAGCGCAGCCTGGGCCGCCTGCCCCGCGCGGTCTGGACGCCGGAACTGCATGCCCTGGCCGGGGACGCCCTGCGCCTGTCCTCGCGCTACAGCGAGGCGCTGGCCGAATACGAACGGGCCACGCCCCTCCTGCGGGCGCTGGGGGGGGTGCAGGTGGCGCTGGATACCGTGCAGCCCGACGCGGCGTGGGAGGCGCTGGCGCTGGCGGAAGCGCTGGCGCCCGGCTCGTCCGCCGTACGGCGTTTGCGGGCCGAGAACCTGCTGAATGCCGGGCGGCTGCCCGAGGCGTTGGCGCTGGAACCGGAGTTGCGGGATGGAGCGAGGGCGGCCCTGCGCTCCGGCGATCTGGAGCGGGCGCTGGCGCTGGCCCTGGCGGCGGCACGCGGCGAGGCGGGCGGCGCGCGGGCGGCCCAGAACCACCGCGAGGGGCTGCTGCTGGCCGCGTTCGTGTACGCGCTGCGCGGCGAGTCAGGGCTGGCCGCCGAACACGCCCGCGCCGGGCTGGCCGAGGGCGAGCGGCTGGAAAGCCCCTTCGTGCGTTCACTGGCGCTGGCGCGGCTGGGCCACGCCCGGATGACGGCGGGCGATCTGGACGGGGCGCGGGCCACCTACGAGGAGGCGCTGGCGCTGGCGCAGCCCATCTCAGGCCGGTTGCGCGTCGAGCCGCTGATGGGCCTCGCGGCGCTGGCGGGCCGGGCCGGGGACGCGGCGCGGGCGGCGGCGCTGAAAACCGAGGCGCTGGCCCAGACGGGCGGCGACGGCTACATGGCCGGGCTGCTGCATCTGGCGGCGGCGCTGGGCCTTCAGGAGGCGGGCGACGCGGACGCCCCTGGCCTGGAGGCCGCTTTCCAGAGCTTCCAGACCTGCGGCGACGCCTTCGGGCTGGCCTGCGTGGCGCTGGCCCGTTTCGCGGCGGACGGCCAGGCAGAGGCCGAGGCGGCCGGGGCGGCGGCCCGCTACCCCTTCCTGCTGGCGCGGCGCGGCCTGCTGTCCCCGGCGGCCGATTCACCGCGCAGGGCACAACTGCTGGCGCGGCTGGCCCAGGCCCACCCTGAACTTCACAGCGCCCTGCGGCCCATCGCCCATGAACTGGGCTACCCGGAACTGCCCCGGCCCGATCAGACGCCCGGCTTTTGCGTGCGGGTGGCGGTGCTGGGCCGGGTGTCGGTCACGCGCAGCCATGAGGACAGACCGCGCGAGTGGGGCCGGGCCAGGGCGCGCGATCTGCTGGCGCTGCTGGCGGTGCATGACGGCGGGCTGGCCCGCGAGGCCGCCCAGGAGGCGCTGTTCGCCGGGGCCGATCCCGGCGTGGGCGAGCGCAACTTCCGCGTGACCCTGCACGCGCTGGGGCAGGTGCTGGAGGAAGGGGCGGCCAGCGGCGTGTTCCTGGAACGCGGCGACTGGATTCGCCTGAAAGGCGGCCCCGATCTGCGCGTCGATCTGCACGCCGCCCGCGCGCTGCTGGCCGCCCCCGCTGGCGAGGCCGGACGGCTGGATGGGCTGCTGGCCCTGCCGGGGCGGGTGGCCGACTCTGACCTGGGCGACGTGCAGGATGAGGCCCAGCGTTACGCCACCCGCCTGCCCGACGCCTTGGCCGCCGAGGCGGACTTCGCCCTAGGTGTTGGGGACGCTGAGAACGCCGTCCGCGCCGCCGAACGCGCCCTGGCCCTGGACGCGGCCCACGAGAACGCGGCCCACGCCCTGATGCGCGCCTGGCATGCTCGCGGCAACGCCGCCGCCGCCCGGCGTGTCTACGAGCAGCTGCGCGCCGCCCTGGACGAGCTGGGCCTGCAACCGCTGACGCAGACGAGGGCGCTGGGGGAGCGCGGACGCGAGGGAGCCGTGCACTTCGGCGAGCGCTGA